The DNA window AGACATTGCAAAGTAAGTCTCAAGATATTTTGAATGCAATGGAGCTAGTTTCAtctacaaaaaaattaattcaagagcTAAGGGATGACAAATGGGATGATTTGCTTGAAAAAGTGAAGTCCTTTTGTGTGGCTCGTAACATTGATGTTCCTGATTTTAGTGCTCAGTATGTTGATAGGCGAGGTCGAGCTCGTCGTCATCAAGACAGATTCACCATTGAGCATCATTATAAGGTAAACTTTTTTTATGCCACTATAAATTCACAACTGCAAGAAATTAATGTGTGTTTTAGTGAAGATGCGATGGAGTTACTCATGCTTAGTTCTGCTTTAAATCCTCAAAATGCAAGTGATTCATTGAGATATATGGATATATGCAAATTGGTTGAAAAGTTTTATTCACAAGATTTTACTAGTGAAGAAAAAGAACGGTTAGAGATGCAGTTGAAGCACTATGAGCATAATGTAGTTAAAGGGTCACACTACAAAAGTCTTTCAACTATTTCTGAGTTGTGTCAATGGTTGGTGAAGACTAAAAAAGCTGCTACATATGACCTTGTTTTTAG is part of the Primulina eburnea isolate SZY01 chromosome 1, ASM2296580v1, whole genome shotgun sequence genome and encodes:
- the LOC140808978 gene encoding uncharacterized protein; translation: MFSAACTVLLKVMEDGLPSQRAEATSVYDEMNSFDFVFILHLMNEIMEITDVLCQTLQSKSQDILNAMELVSSTKKLIQELRDDKWDDLLEKVKSFCVARNIDVPDFSAQYVDRRGRARRHQDRFTIEHHYKVNFFYATINSQLQEINVCFSEDAMELLMLSSALNPQNASDSLRYMDICKLVEKFYSQDFTSEEKERLEMQLKHYEHNVVKGSHYKSLSTISELCQWLVKTKKAATYDLVFRVIVLVLTLPVSTATIERSFSAMNIVKTRFRSKMEDDFLSDVLMIFIEREIVKNICIDTIIEDFENLKERRIPFS